In Legionella sp. PATHC035, a genomic segment contains:
- the fabD gene encoding ACP S-malonyltransferase, producing the protein MVKTAFVFPGQGSQSVGMLADFELQYPIVVNTFAEASEAVGYDLWKLVQQGPEEKLNQTEHTQVAMLTADVAVYRVLMQHDVGQPTLMAGHSLGEYAALVCADALSLFDAACLVARRGQVMQNAVPLGLGAMAAIVGLTDEQVKALCEQASRENEVVTPANYNAIGQVVVAGHTPAVNRILGLAEEEGARLAKVIPVSVPCHCPLLSEAAESFADYLAKIEFKKPTTEVVSNVDLSFYQSAQQIREKLKEQLYSPVRWVETIQLFKNSGIELVLECGPGKVLSGLIKRIDRSLNTISVYDTISLEQLEEQFA; encoded by the coding sequence ATGGTAAAAACAGCATTTGTATTTCCTGGGCAAGGTTCACAATCAGTAGGTATGTTAGCTGATTTTGAGTTGCAGTATCCTATTGTTGTCAATACGTTTGCAGAAGCATCTGAAGCGGTAGGTTACGATCTATGGAAACTCGTGCAACAAGGACCTGAAGAAAAATTAAATCAGACAGAACATACACAGGTCGCAATGCTTACAGCTGATGTTGCAGTATATAGGGTATTGATGCAACATGATGTCGGGCAACCAACGCTCATGGCCGGCCATAGTTTAGGTGAGTATGCAGCTTTGGTTTGTGCTGATGCATTATCATTGTTTGATGCAGCGTGTTTAGTAGCGCGTAGAGGACAAGTAATGCAAAATGCAGTCCCGTTAGGCTTAGGTGCTATGGCTGCAATCGTTGGTTTAACCGATGAACAAGTAAAAGCACTGTGTGAGCAAGCCAGTCGTGAAAATGAAGTGGTCACACCCGCAAACTATAATGCAATTGGACAAGTTGTTGTAGCAGGACATACTCCAGCGGTTAACAGAATATTGGGCTTAGCTGAAGAGGAAGGTGCACGTCTTGCTAAAGTAATCCCAGTCAGTGTTCCATGTCATTGTCCTCTATTGTCTGAAGCTGCTGAATCATTTGCCGATTATCTTGCAAAAATAGAGTTTAAAAAACCAACAACTGAAGTTGTCAGTAATGTTGATTTAAGTTTTTATCAATCAGCACAGCAAATACGCGAAAAACTAAAAGAACAGCTATACAGTCCTGTGCGTTGGGTCGAAACAATTCAACTCTTTAAAAACAGTGGCATAGAGCTCGTTCTGGAGTGTGGCCCAGGTAAAGTGTTGAGCGGATTAATTAAAAGAATCGATAGAAGCTTAAATACAATTAGTGTTTACGATACGATTAGTTTAGAGCAACTTGAGGAGCAATTTGCTTAG
- the fabF gene encoding beta-ketoacyl-ACP synthase II codes for MNKRRVVITGMGMITPVGLNVEETWQNILAGASGVVLADEFDANEYSTRIWAKVKNFNIENYVPLKDARKMDVFTQYGIAAADEAMLDSGLKIDANLANRIGVAVGAGIGGIQTITNNQDKLMAGGPRKVSPFFIPAGIINMVAGQISIRHQLKGPNISVVTACTTGTHNIGLAGRMIAYGDADVMVCGGAEMTLTPLCLAGFSAVRSLSKRNDEPEKASRPFDKDRDGFVMGEGAGILILEEYEHAKARGAKIYAELVGFGMSGDAFHITAPDDDADGAARAMEAAIHDAGIDPEQVDYINAHGTSTYLNDLNETKAIKRVFKQHAYDLAVSSTKSMTGHLLGAAGAVEAIFSILALRDQIAPPTINLDNPDEGCDLNYVPYTPQKRAINFVLSNSLGFGGTNGSLLFKRV; via the coding sequence TTGAATAAGCGGCGTGTAGTAATTACTGGTATGGGTATGATTACCCCTGTCGGGCTTAATGTAGAAGAAACTTGGCAAAATATATTAGCTGGTGCAAGTGGTGTTGTTTTGGCAGATGAATTTGATGCCAATGAATACAGCACACGGATATGGGCTAAAGTTAAGAATTTTAATATTGAGAATTATGTTCCGCTTAAAGATGCACGTAAAATGGATGTATTCACCCAATATGGCATTGCTGCAGCTGATGAAGCAATGCTGGATTCGGGTTTGAAGATTGATGCTAATTTAGCCAATCGTATTGGTGTTGCCGTTGGGGCAGGTATTGGTGGCATCCAAACAATTACCAACAATCAAGATAAATTGATGGCTGGTGGGCCTCGAAAGGTTTCTCCATTTTTTATTCCAGCAGGAATCATTAATATGGTTGCTGGGCAGATTTCAATAAGACATCAGCTGAAAGGACCTAATATTTCAGTCGTTACTGCATGCACAACCGGTACACATAATATCGGACTTGCGGGACGAATGATTGCTTATGGCGATGCTGATGTTATGGTATGTGGTGGGGCTGAAATGACCTTAACCCCACTGTGTTTAGCGGGATTCTCTGCTGTGCGTTCCCTATCTAAACGTAATGATGAGCCTGAGAAAGCATCAAGGCCTTTTGACAAAGATAGAGATGGATTTGTTATGGGAGAAGGTGCAGGCATTCTGATTTTAGAGGAATATGAGCACGCTAAGGCTCGTGGTGCAAAAATTTATGCCGAACTTGTTGGGTTTGGTATGTCTGGTGATGCTTTCCATATTACTGCACCTGATGACGATGCGGATGGTGCAGCTCGTGCCATGGAAGCAGCCATACATGATGCAGGAATTGATCCAGAACAAGTTGATTACATTAATGCACACGGCACATCGACTTATCTTAACGATTTGAATGAAACAAAAGCCATTAAGCGTGTTTTCAAACAACACGCTTATGATCTGGCAGTGAGTTCTACAAAATCAATGACAGGTCATTTATTAGGTGCTGCTGGTGCTGTTGAAGCAATATTTAGTATTTTAGCACTCAGGGATCAAATTGCTCCCCCAACCATTAATTTAGATAATCCTGATGAAGGATGTGATTTGAATTATGTACCTTATACACCTCAAAAAAGAGCGATCAATTTTGTTCTTAGCAATTCACTTGGTTTTGGTGGAACAAACGGTAGCTTGTTATTTAAGCGGGTCTAA
- a CDS encoding DNA polymerase III subunit, whose amino-acid sequence MSSFNELSDQTIKYQSQWNQIQSAWTNQRIAQAMLFVGAFDCAFMDFVKKLNQLIFCKKEENQPCFVCSDCRMVACSEHPDVEWVKPEKSGGAIKVDQIRELQNNAYLTPQRTKYRLIVIESADRMNLAAANALLKILEEPPPQTIFLLLAQQISTLLPTVLSRCQIIRFASYEDLFRTNYLQLAEYYPEESEQARIVKQSEFILDGLIAVIEQKEHPSRVAAQWSQFELGTLLWFLYLVYAQIQMMQIITPADTGPILPQMSCLMSLLNPIMIFSQIDRINTLQRKLSHNMNVNQTLALEDLLLTTYSESKAPQNM is encoded by the coding sequence ATGAGCAGTTTTAACGAGTTATCGGATCAAACAATAAAATATCAATCTCAATGGAATCAAATTCAATCGGCATGGACAAATCAGCGTATTGCTCAGGCTATGCTGTTTGTGGGCGCGTTTGATTGTGCCTTTATGGATTTTGTAAAAAAATTAAACCAGCTGATTTTCTGTAAAAAAGAAGAGAATCAGCCTTGTTTTGTATGCTCTGACTGTCGCATGGTTGCATGCAGCGAGCACCCGGATGTCGAATGGGTTAAACCAGAAAAAAGCGGTGGGGCCATCAAAGTCGATCAGATAAGAGAGTTACAAAATAATGCGTATTTGACTCCCCAACGCACTAAATACCGTTTAATCGTTATTGAATCCGCTGATCGCATGAACCTTGCTGCCGCTAATGCATTATTAAAAATTTTGGAAGAACCTCCTCCACAGACCATATTTTTACTTTTGGCTCAGCAAATAAGTACCTTATTACCTACAGTCTTAAGCAGATGTCAGATCATACGTTTTGCTTCATATGAGGATTTATTCCGGACTAATTATTTGCAATTGGCTGAGTACTATCCAGAAGAGTCTGAGCAAGCAAGGATTGTGAAACAATCAGAATTTATTTTAGATGGGTTAATTGCAGTAATTGAACAAAAGGAGCATCCAAGCCGTGTTGCTGCTCAATGGAGTCAATTTGAGTTAGGGACATTGCTTTGGTTTCTGTATTTGGTTTATGCACAAATACAAATGATGCAAATTATTACACCCGCAGATACTGGTCCAATTCTACCGCAGATGAGTTGTTTAATGTCTTTATTGAATCCCATAATGATTTTTTCTCAAATTGATAGAATCAATACATTACAGCGAAAATTAAGCCATAATATGAATGTAAATCAAACTTTGGCCTTGGAAGATTTATTGTTAACAACATACAGTGAATCTAAAGCGCCTCAAAATATGTAA
- the mltG gene encoding endolytic transglycosylase MltG: MTFSRHKKLIFFIVILFFMSCFLFFFSNYIQIIRPIIPKEGAPVIITLDRTASASQFVKILKEKNLIHSDSALLMMIRFSGLSSQLKAGVYQIKPGETAMQLVHRIVAGDVLTQNFTVIAGTTQQKISQDLAKAAYLNYSPEDWRSIQDDHPNAEGLLLADTYQYHGGSSGKSLLEHAHRNLISYLNMSWTNRAPNLPYTTPYELLIAASIIEKETAVPQERKLISGVMVNRLNKKMPLQMDPTVIYGLGAAYKGKLSHNDLLIDSPYNSYHYRGLPPTPIAMVGKEALDAAAHPQLSNYLYFVAKGDGTHQFSETYEQQKQAINQYKRKDL; the protein is encoded by the coding sequence ATGACATTTTCAAGACATAAAAAACTGATATTTTTTATAGTAATACTGTTTTTTATGTCTTGTTTTCTCTTCTTTTTTAGCAATTATATTCAGATTATCCGACCCATTATTCCCAAAGAGGGTGCGCCAGTTATTATCACCCTTGACCGAACTGCTTCAGCGTCACAATTTGTAAAAATACTCAAAGAGAAAAATCTAATCCACTCAGATTCGGCCCTTCTAATGATGATTCGTTTCTCTGGTTTATCATCCCAGCTTAAAGCGGGTGTATACCAAATTAAACCGGGTGAAACGGCAATGCAACTAGTACATCGAATCGTAGCAGGGGATGTCTTAACCCAAAATTTCACGGTTATTGCGGGTACCACACAGCAAAAAATTTCCCAAGATTTGGCTAAAGCGGCCTATTTGAATTATAGTCCCGAAGACTGGCGCTCTATTCAAGACGACCATCCCAATGCAGAAGGGTTGTTGCTTGCGGATACCTATCAGTATCATGGTGGAAGTAGTGGTAAAAGTTTATTAGAGCATGCCCATCGTAATTTAATTAGCTATTTAAACATGAGCTGGACGAATAGAGCGCCTAATTTACCTTATACAACCCCTTACGAATTGCTTATTGCTGCCTCAATCATCGAAAAAGAAACCGCTGTTCCACAAGAGCGTAAGTTAATTTCTGGCGTGATGGTGAATCGGTTAAATAAAAAAATGCCATTGCAGATGGATCCTACAGTGATCTATGGCTTGGGTGCTGCTTACAAGGGAAAGCTTTCTCATAATGATTTGCTTATTGACTCTCCCTACAACTCCTACCATTATAGAGGCTTGCCGCCAACACCTATTGCTATGGTCGGTAAGGAAGCATTGGATGCTGCAGCTCATCCGCAACTCTCCAACTATCTGTATTTTGTGGCCAAAGGGGATGGAACACACCAATTTTCCGAAACGTACGAACAGCAAAAACAAGCAATTAATCAATACAAACGCAAGGATCTCTAA
- the acpP gene encoding acyl carrier protein yields the protein MSTVEERVRKIVVEQLGVKEEELKNDASFVDDLGADSLDTVELVMALEEEFETEIPDEKAEKITTIQEAIDYIESNLNKEEA from the coding sequence ATGAGTACAGTTGAAGAGCGTGTTCGCAAGATTGTTGTTGAACAATTAGGCGTTAAAGAAGAAGAGTTAAAGAACGATGCATCATTTGTTGATGACTTAGGTGCTGATTCTTTAGATACTGTGGAATTGGTTATGGCTCTTGAAGAAGAATTTGAAACAGAAATTCCTGATGAAAAAGCTGAAAAAATTACCACGATTCAAGAAGCGATTGATTATATTGAATCTAATTTAAATAAAGAAGAAGCATAA
- a CDS encoding beta-ketoacyl-ACP synthase III: MKNAVIRGTGSYIPEKQLTNLELESILDTSDEWIVTRTGISSRSVAQAHETTSYMASKAAEQALSASGMDADEIDLILVATCTPDHFFPGVACYVQHALKIKRPIPAFDVGAACSGFVYVMDIAKQYIESGAAKNILVIGSESMSRAVDWTDRATCVLFGDGAGAVVLSASDRQGIMGSVLHASYDAEKLLNLSNATFENQRATITMRGNEVFKIAVKIMGDVVDEVLEVSHLKKSDIQWLIPHQANMRIIQAIAKKLDLPMSQVIVTIGSQGNTSAASIPLALDHSIRTNQIKRDELLLIESFGGGMTWGAMVIRY; the protein is encoded by the coding sequence ATGAAAAATGCTGTAATACGTGGTACTGGAAGTTATATTCCTGAAAAGCAACTCACAAATCTCGAGCTTGAGTCAATACTGGATACGAGTGATGAGTGGATTGTCACCAGAACTGGAATCAGTAGTCGTAGTGTGGCGCAAGCTCATGAAACCACCTCATATATGGCTTCTAAAGCTGCTGAACAAGCATTAAGTGCTTCCGGTATGGATGCTGATGAAATCGATTTAATCTTAGTTGCTACCTGTACCCCAGATCATTTTTTTCCGGGGGTTGCTTGTTATGTCCAGCATGCCTTAAAAATTAAACGCCCCATCCCTGCTTTTGATGTCGGCGCCGCATGCAGTGGCTTTGTTTATGTAATGGATATTGCAAAACAGTATATCGAGTCCGGTGCTGCTAAAAATATTCTGGTTATCGGCAGTGAAAGTATGTCAAGAGCCGTCGATTGGACCGATCGTGCAACTTGCGTGCTATTTGGAGATGGTGCCGGAGCAGTCGTTTTAAGTGCCAGTGACAGACAAGGCATTATGGGTAGTGTGCTACATGCCTCTTACGATGCAGAAAAATTACTGAATCTGAGTAATGCTACATTTGAAAATCAACGTGCAACGATTACCATGCGTGGTAATGAAGTTTTTAAAATCGCCGTTAAAATTATGGGTGATGTTGTTGATGAAGTTTTAGAGGTAAGTCATTTGAAAAAATCTGATATTCAATGGCTCATTCCTCATCAAGCAAATATGCGTATCATACAAGCCATCGCTAAAAAACTGGACCTTCCTATGTCACAAGTGATTGTTACTATTGGTAGTCAAGGTAATACTTCGGCTGCATCCATTCCTTTGGCTCTGGATCATTCTATTCGAACCAATCAGATTAAAAGAGATGAATTATTATTGATTGAGTCTTTTGGAGGTGGAATGACTTGGGGAGCTATGGTAATTCGTTATTAA
- the fabG gene encoding 3-oxoacyl-ACP reductase FabG yields MTSLEGKIALVTGASRGIGQAIAVKLAQQGAFVYGTATTEQGAQSINAYFEKEKLSGKGLVLDVTNSEQIEKVIGELVEKNQSPSILVNNAGITADNLLLRMDDDEWYKVIETNLNSIYKMSKICIKPMFRARWGRIISIGSVVGSSGNSGQVNYTAAKAGIVGFSKSLAQEIGSRGITVNVVAPGFIDTDMTAALPDMVKDEMLKRIPMRKLGDPKDIAEAVAFLASESAKYITGETIHVNGGMYMD; encoded by the coding sequence ATGACAAGTTTAGAGGGTAAAATTGCCTTAGTAACAGGGGCAAGCCGAGGAATAGGTCAGGCAATAGCAGTTAAATTGGCCCAGCAAGGTGCTTTTGTCTATGGCACTGCTACTACTGAACAGGGGGCTCAATCAATAAATGCCTATTTTGAAAAAGAAAAGTTATCCGGAAAGGGGCTCGTTCTAGATGTTACAAATTCAGAGCAAATAGAAAAAGTAATCGGTGAATTGGTTGAGAAGAATCAATCTCCTTCGATATTAGTGAATAATGCAGGGATAACTGCAGATAATTTACTGCTGCGTATGGATGATGATGAATGGTATAAGGTAATTGAAACAAATTTGAATTCAATATACAAAATGTCTAAAATTTGTATAAAACCCATGTTTAGAGCGCGATGGGGACGAATTATTTCTATAGGTTCAGTAGTCGGTTCAAGTGGGAATTCAGGCCAAGTAAATTATACTGCAGCAAAAGCCGGTATTGTTGGTTTCAGTAAATCCTTAGCTCAAGAAATTGGAAGTCGAGGAATTACGGTCAATGTTGTGGCGCCTGGGTTTATTGATACAGATATGACAGCAGCTTTACCCGATATGGTAAAGGACGAGATGTTAAAAAGAATTCCTATGCGGAAGCTGGGAGATCCCAAAGATATAGCCGAAGCAGTAGCTTTTTTAGCATCAGAAAGTGCTAAATATATCACGGGTGAAACAATTCATGTCAATGGCGGCATGTATATGGATTAA
- a CDS encoding MFS transporter, which yields MRNFKRSGLKLSANYIEKTPQGVSTSLVTAYFIFFLAASFYLYEFILQVAPSVMAESMMKTFGVTGQGFGVISAFYFYAYAPTQIPAGVLFDRYGPRKLMTFAIILCALGSAFFASTDSVFTACIGRFLIGIGSAFSFIGVLVLLSRWFPPHYFAILAGIAQLMSSVGAMFGEMPLAYLIQGVGWRNASFILSIIGFILAAFFWLYIRDYPHQKSQAVPEHYLRDEWKRLMAVCKHSYTWIIGGYAFTIWAPIAVFAALWGVPYLQEKFQISVVAASGLCSMIWIGIGVGSPLLGWFSDRIQSRRIALIISAILGLFATLVLLYLPGLSYGWTPFILFVLGLGAGGQTVSFAVVKENNPPELVGTASGFNNLSVVLGGALFQPLVGYILQHTNLWHLVNGVHVYSISSYQIALMVMPICFLASLLIASFVLKESHPAHKKH from the coding sequence ATGAGGAATTTCAAACGGAGTGGCCTTAAGTTGAGCGCAAATTATATAGAAAAAACACCGCAGGGAGTAAGTACAAGTCTGGTGACGGCGTATTTTATTTTTTTCCTCGCGGCATCATTTTATTTGTATGAATTCATTCTACAGGTAGCCCCTAGCGTCATGGCAGAGTCGATGATGAAAACCTTTGGGGTTACAGGTCAAGGATTTGGGGTTATCTCCGCATTTTATTTTTATGCCTACGCACCCACTCAAATACCCGCAGGTGTGTTATTCGATCGTTATGGTCCCCGAAAATTAATGACTTTTGCCATTATCCTGTGTGCTCTTGGGTCTGCATTTTTTGCTTCAACTGACAGTGTGTTCACTGCATGTATCGGAAGATTCTTAATTGGAATTGGCTCAGCATTTTCTTTTATTGGGGTATTGGTTCTTTTATCACGTTGGTTTCCGCCTCATTATTTCGCCATTTTGGCTGGGATCGCCCAATTGATGAGTTCAGTGGGTGCCATGTTTGGTGAAATGCCCCTGGCATATCTAATTCAGGGGGTTGGCTGGCGTAATGCAAGCTTTATTCTGTCGATTATTGGCTTTATTCTGGCCGCATTCTTTTGGTTGTATATCCGAGACTATCCACATCAGAAAAGCCAAGCAGTCCCTGAGCATTACCTGCGTGATGAATGGAAAAGACTTATGGCGGTGTGCAAACACAGTTATACCTGGATAATAGGCGGGTATGCGTTCACAATATGGGCACCCATTGCTGTCTTCGCAGCACTTTGGGGTGTTCCGTATTTACAAGAAAAATTCCAGATAAGCGTGGTTGCCGCTTCGGGACTATGCAGTATGATTTGGATTGGAATCGGTGTGGGGAGCCCCTTATTAGGATGGTTCAGTGATCGTATTCAAAGTCGACGCATCGCGCTCATTATCAGTGCCATTTTAGGTTTGTTTGCGACATTGGTTTTATTGTATTTGCCTGGATTATCTTATGGATGGACCCCATTTATTCTGTTCGTATTAGGTTTAGGCGCAGGTGGGCAAACGGTAAGTTTTGCTGTAGTTAAAGAAAATAATCCACCAGAGCTTGTTGGTACTGCCTCAGGTTTCAATAATCTTTCCGTAGTGCTAGGTGGTGCCTTATTTCAGCCTTTAGTAGGGTACATATTACAGCATACCAACTTATGGCATTTGGTTAATGGAGTGCATGTGTACAGTATTTCAAGTTACCAAATCGCTTTAATGGTGATGCCAATATGCTTTTTAGCAAGTTTGCTCATTGCAAGTTTCGTGTTAAAAGAGTCACATCCAGCACATAAGAAACATTAA
- the tmk gene encoding dTMP kinase: MSSLAGKLIVIEGLEGAGKSTAINTVTELLAKRDIQTLTTREPGGTAIGEILRELIKNPKYRDVLDDRSELLLLYTARIQLLEEVIKPALRQGIWVIADRFELSTMAYQGGGRRLDQEMIHRLSSFALRGFKPDLTLYLDINPEEGMMRVKSRGEFDRIEQQSIDFFHRVHESYTHHVKMDSHAVIIDARSPLHEVQQAIENAINVFIEHQ, encoded by the coding sequence ATGTCATCTTTAGCTGGGAAGTTAATTGTTATTGAAGGATTAGAAGGCGCTGGTAAATCTACCGCGATAAATACTGTTACAGAACTTTTGGCAAAAAGAGACATTCAGACCTTAACGACTCGAGAGCCTGGTGGTACAGCAATAGGTGAGATTTTGCGTGAACTAATTAAGAATCCCAAATATCGGGATGTTTTAGATGATCGCAGTGAATTGTTATTGCTTTATACTGCTCGAATTCAGCTTCTTGAGGAAGTCATTAAACCAGCCTTGCGGCAAGGAATTTGGGTTATTGCTGACCGATTCGAACTTTCAACGATGGCTTACCAAGGTGGCGGACGACGATTAGATCAAGAGATGATCCACAGGTTATCTTCTTTTGCACTTAGGGGATTTAAACCCGATCTGACTTTATATTTGGACATTAACCCTGAAGAAGGAATGATGCGCGTTAAATCAAGGGGAGAATTTGATAGGATTGAGCAACAATCAATTGATTTCTTTCATCGTGTCCATGAAAGTTACACACATCATGTAAAAATGGACTCTCATGCGGTAATTATCGACGCTCGAAGTCCTCTTCATGAGGTGCAGCAGGCAATAGAAAATGCAATAAATGTATTTATTGAGCATCAATAA
- a CDS encoding TatD family hydrolase, with product MLVDSHCHLNFLDLADFNHDMANVLAQAKANGVQHFLCVCVELKDYPQLEKLAAEYSDISISVGVHPNTEMDVAVTSKMLLDLAKNPACVAIGETGLDYYRTHTEEAREIQRSRFKAHIHAALQSSKPLIIHTRQAAEDTIALMAEENAQQIGGVMHCFAESLDIAHQAMDLNFYISFSGIVTFKNATALQDVARKIPLDRILIETDSPYLAPVPYRGKQNHPALVKHVAEAIAELRGMSYAEIAEITTNNFYTCFKL from the coding sequence ATGTTAGTTGATTCACACTGTCATTTGAATTTTCTTGATTTAGCTGATTTTAATCATGATATGGCGAATGTTCTGGCGCAAGCAAAAGCAAATGGCGTGCAGCATTTTTTATGTGTTTGCGTTGAATTAAAAGATTATCCACAATTAGAAAAGCTTGCTGCAGAATATTCTGATATTAGTATTTCGGTTGGTGTTCATCCAAATACTGAAATGGATGTTGCGGTTACCTCAAAGATGTTGCTTGATTTAGCAAAGAATCCAGCATGTGTTGCAATAGGTGAAACAGGTTTAGATTATTATCGAACTCATACTGAAGAAGCCAGAGAAATACAACGTAGTCGATTTAAAGCGCACATACATGCTGCGTTACAATCTTCAAAACCATTGATTATTCATACTCGTCAAGCAGCAGAAGATACTATCGCATTAATGGCAGAAGAAAATGCCCAACAAATTGGCGGTGTTATGCATTGTTTTGCTGAAAGTTTGGATATAGCACATCAAGCCATGGATTTGAATTTTTATATTTCATTTTCGGGAATAGTGACGTTTAAAAATGCAACAGCCCTTCAAGATGTAGCAAGAAAAATACCTTTGGACCGAATACTCATTGAAACGGACTCACCTTATTTGGCTCCAGTGCCTTATCGCGGAAAACAAAATCATCCTGCACTAGTAAAACATGTGGCGGAAGCTATCGCTGAGCTTCGTGGAATGTCCTATGCTGAAATAGCTGAAATTACTACCAATAACTTTTATACTTGTTTCAAATTATAG
- a CDS encoding PilZ domain-containing protein, which produces MDTTQQINCSFLSESDLYAAYMPFVKGGGLFIRTKTSYPFGSEVKLLIKLMDEDEFYVVEGKVIWITPQGAQGNKVPGIGVQFISENSRYLCNKIETYLAGMLKSSQFTDTI; this is translated from the coding sequence ATGGATACAACACAACAAATCAATTGCTCGTTTCTGAGTGAGTCAGATCTTTATGCAGCGTACATGCCTTTTGTCAAAGGAGGCGGGTTATTTATCCGCACTAAAACAAGCTACCCATTTGGCTCAGAGGTTAAGCTATTGATTAAGCTAATGGACGAGGATGAGTTCTATGTTGTTGAGGGTAAAGTAATCTGGATTACTCCTCAAGGAGCGCAGGGAAATAAAGTACCAGGAATTGGAGTACAATTTATCAGTGAAAACAGCCGCTATTTATGCAATAAAATAGAGACCTATTTAGCAGGCATGTTAAAATCCTCGCAATTTACAGATACAATTTAG
- a CDS encoding anhydro-N-acetylmuramic acid kinase: MTLYIGLMSGTSMDGIDAALVDVSNNTLVYGITNKYSDEVKARMDMMLHGSDLSLASICQLNTLIGRDFANSVNELLQKAKLSARDICAIGSHGQTVCHNTNCSIPYTLQLGCAHTISTLTGITVVADFRTRDLVLGGQGAPFAPLYHQQLFSGRTNHIAVVNVGGISNITFIHANEPTKGWDVGPGNCLMDAWIRAKQGKDYDAGGEWAQQGEVIAPLFEALMADSFITSSAPKSIGKEYFSLSWLNKHLRDEYQAVDVQTTLLAFTAQTIANSILKEPNQVEQMYLCGGGTHNHALLHRLTQLLPETRVKSIAEVGISPDYLEAMMFAWLAAQTINHVPVDLSTITGSRTPAILGAIYPKQN; this comes from the coding sequence ATGACTTTGTACATAGGCTTGATGTCTGGAACAAGTATGGATGGTATTGATGCTGCGCTGGTTGATGTATCAAATAATACACTGGTTTATGGGATCACTAATAAGTACAGCGATGAAGTAAAAGCACGCATGGATATGATGCTCCATGGTTCAGACCTCAGTTTGGCTTCTATTTGTCAACTCAATACATTGATTGGAAGAGATTTTGCCAATTCAGTAAATGAATTATTACAAAAAGCAAAACTATCAGCCAGGGATATTTGTGCAATAGGAAGTCATGGTCAAACCGTGTGCCATAATACGAATTGTTCTATTCCATATACTTTACAGTTGGGATGTGCTCATACTATTTCAACATTAACTGGTATTACTGTTGTTGCTGACTTTAGAACTCGGGATTTGGTACTGGGTGGGCAAGGAGCTCCTTTTGCACCTCTTTATCATCAGCAGTTATTTAGTGGCAGAACGAATCATATCGCAGTAGTGAATGTAGGTGGTATAAGCAATATTACCTTTATTCATGCAAATGAGCCAACTAAAGGCTGGGATGTTGGCCCTGGGAATTGCTTAATGGATGCTTGGATTAGGGCGAAGCAGGGAAAAGATTATGATGCTGGTGGAGAATGGGCGCAACAAGGAGAAGTGATTGCCCCTCTTTTTGAAGCATTGATGGCAGATTCTTTCATTACCTCGTCAGCACCAAAGAGCATAGGTAAAGAATATTTTTCTTTATCATGGCTCAATAAACATTTAAGGGATGAATATCAAGCAGTCGATGTTCAAACAACATTGCTTGCATTTACCGCTCAAACGATTGCGAATTCGATTTTGAAAGAACCCAATCAAGTGGAGCAAATGTACTTGTGTGGTGGGGGTACCCACAATCATGCCCTTTTGCATAGGCTTACTCAATTATTACCAGAAACCCGAGTGAAAAGCATAGCAGAGGTGGGCATTAGTCCTGATTATTTAGAAGCGATGATGTTTGCTTGGCTGGCTGCACAAACAATAAATCACGTTCCCGTGGATTTAAGTACGATTACCGGATCTCGAACACCAGCAATTTTGGGTGCGATTTATCCTAAACAGAATTAG